A genomic stretch from Eubacterium sulci ATCC 35585 includes:
- a CDS encoding amidophosphoribosyltransferase (Catalyzes first step of the de novo purine nucleotide biosynthetic pathway) — MSGLREECGVFGVYSPEKSDLAKTTYYGLFALQHRGQENCGIVVNDDGVLKTYKDTGLVNDVFTQSILEDLGEGNMAVGHVRYGTTGGNERLNSQPIVINHHKGCMALAHNGNLVNSFELRKALETQGSIFHTTTDTEVIAYLITKERIACDSIETAIDRTMDKLEGAYSLIVMSAGKLIAVRDPFGFRPLCYGQRSDGSYVVASETCALNTVNAEYIRDIEPGEILVFDKDGIRSIKDHCNKEPHKICIFEYIYFARPDSVIEGVSVHEARKRAGACLAMEHPVQADVVIGVPDSGLDAAIGYAQQSGIPYGIGFIKNKYIGRTFIAPGQKNREDKVRIKLNVVKDTVDGKRVVLVDDSIVRGTTIARIIGLLREAGAKEIHVRSSAPPFTDPCYYGTDVSSKENLIACQHSLDEIASVVGADSVGYLDVNHLNMLIGSQKNTGYCYSCFTGDYPTKTPDGDEKFIFEKHISDNEEHI; from the coding sequence ATGAGTGGATTAAGGGAAGAATGCGGGGTTTTCGGTGTATATTCGCCAGAAAAAAGTGACCTTGCAAAGACCACATATTACGGACTTTTTGCCCTTCAACACAGAGGACAGGAAAACTGCGGAATTGTAGTTAATGACGACGGTGTTCTTAAGACATATAAGGATACCGGTCTTGTAAACGATGTCTTTACTCAAAGTATCCTAGAGGACCTAGGCGAAGGAAACATGGCAGTTGGACATGTACGCTATGGTACTACAGGAGGAAATGAGAGACTTAACTCTCAGCCTATAGTTATAAATCATCACAAGGGCTGTATGGCTCTTGCTCACAACGGAAACCTTGTAAATTCTTTTGAGCTACGTAAAGCTCTTGAGACACAGGGTTCTATTTTCCACACTACAACAGATACAGAAGTAATTGCATATCTAATAACCAAGGAGAGAATCGCTTGCGATTCCATAGAAACTGCGATAGATAGAACTATGGATAAGCTAGAGGGAGCCTACTCCTTAATTGTCATGTCTGCGGGCAAGCTAATTGCTGTTCGTGACCCATTTGGATTCAGACCTCTTTGTTACGGACAGAGAAGCGATGGTTCATATGTAGTTGCTTCAGAAACATGTGCGCTAAATACTGTAAACGCTGAGTATATCAGGGATATAGAGCCAGGTGAAATCCTAGTATTTGATAAGGATGGAATAAGATCCATCAAAGATCACTGCAACAAAGAACCCCATAAAATATGCATTTTTGAATACATATACTTTGCAAGACCAGATTCAGTAATCGAAGGTGTTAGCGTTCACGAAGCTCGTAAGCGTGCAGGAGCATGTCTTGCGATGGAACATCCAGTTCAGGCAGATGTTGTAATAGGTGTTCCCGATTCAGGATTAGATGCTGCTATTGGATATGCACAGCAGTCTGGAATTCCATATGGAATAGGATTTATCAAAAACAAATATATAGGAAGAACCTTTATTGCTCCTGGTCAAAAGAACCGAGAGGATAAGGTTAGAATAAAGCTAAATGTAGTAAAGGATACAGTTGATGGCAAGAGAGTTGTTCTAGTTGATGACTCTATTGTTAGAGGAACTACAATAGCTAGAATCATAGGACTTCTTCGTGAAGCAGGAGCAAAGGAAATTCATGTTAGATCCTCTGCACCTCCATTCACAGATCCATGCTACTACGGAACAGATGTAAGTTCAAAGGAAAACCTGATAGCATGTCAGCACAGTTTAGATGAGATTGCATCAGTAGTTGGTGCTGATAGCGTTGGATATCTTGATGTTAATCACCTTAATATGCTGATAGGAAGTCAGAAAAATACTGGTTATTGCTATAGCTGTTTCACGGGAGATTATCCAACAAAAACTCCAGATGGAGATGAAAAGTTTATATTTGAAAAGCATATAAGCGATAATGAAGAACATATTTAG
- a CDS encoding N5-carboxyaminoimidazole ribonucleotide mutase, giving the protein MKKVAVIMGSDSDLPVVESAISTLNEFNVPFEVHVWSAHRTPEVVHDFTKNAIDNNFGVVIAAAGKAAHLAGAIAANTTLPVIGIPVKSGTLDGIDALFSTVQMPSGIPVATVAIDGSKNAALLAIEILALSDDNLSKMLIQKREEDKEKVLKKNAAIEAKFGGR; this is encoded by the coding sequence ATGAAAAAAGTAGCAGTAATCATGGGCTCTGACAGCGATTTGCCAGTAGTCGAATCAGCAATTTCAACACTTAACGAGTTCAATGTACCTTTTGAGGTTCACGTTTGGTCAGCACACAGAACACCTGAGGTAGTTCACGATTTTACAAAGAATGCAATCGATAACAATTTTGGAGTAGTTATCGCTGCTGCAGGAAAGGCAGCTCATCTAGCAGGAGCTATTGCCGCAAATACTACGCTTCCTGTAATCGGAATTCCTGTAAAATCAGGTACTTTAGACGGAATAGATGCTCTATTTTCTACAGTACAGATGCCTAGTGGAATACCGGTTGCAACAGTTGCAATTGATGGTTCAAAGAACGCCGCTTTGCTAGCAATAGAAATCCTTGCCCTTAGCGATGATAATCTAAGCAAAATGCTCATCCAAAAGAGAGAAGAGGATAAGGAAAAGGTACTTAAGAAAAATGCTGCAATAGAAGCCAAATTCGGAGGAAGATAA
- a CDS encoding phosphoribosylglycinamide formyltransferase, producing MLAEKCKVAVFVSGGGTNLQAILDSRGEIIKNAEICLVASNNKDAYALERAKKHDIETFIIEDEQRLVEKLKSLEIDFIVLAGYLRILSEDFCKLYSNRMINVHPSLIPSFCGKGFYGLKVHEKALEYGVKVSGATVHFVNEIPDGGKIIDQKAVRVHEGDTAEDLQKRVMAEAEHIILPQAVENVALMIKNGEI from the coding sequence ATGCTAGCCGAAAAATGCAAGGTGGCAGTCTTTGTATCCGGAGGAGGAACCAATCTTCAGGCAATACTTGATAGTCGCGGTGAAATCATTAAGAACGCAGAGATATGTCTAGTTGCATCTAATAACAAGGATGCATATGCACTTGAGAGGGCAAAAAAGCATGATATAGAGACTTTTATCATAGAAGATGAGCAAAGACTTGTTGAAAAGCTAAAAAGCCTAGAAATTGATTTTATTGTTTTGGCAGGATATCTAAGGATTTTGAGTGAAGACTTTTGTAAGCTATATAGCAATAGAATGATAAATGTTCATCCTTCTTTGATTCCATCATTTTGTGGCAAGGGCTTCTATGGGCTTAAGGTTCACGAAAAAGCTCTTGAATACGGAGTTAAAGTCAGTGGGGCTACTGTTCATTTTGTTAATGAAATCCCAGATGGTGGAAAGATTATAGATCAAAAAGCTGTAAGAGTTCACGAAGGCGATACGGCTGAAGATTTACAAAAGAGAGTTATGGCAGAGGCGGAACATATAATACTACCTCAGGCAGTTGAGAATGTTGCGCTCATGATAAAAAATGGAGAAATATAA
- a CDS encoding alanyl-tRNA synthetase, producing the protein MQKKGLNEIRKSFRDFYVSKGHYAAKSASLVPQNDKSLLIINSGMAPLKRYFAGLDTPPAKRMTTCQKCIRTGDIENVGITSRHGTFFEMLGNFSFGDYFKEQSLTWGWEFITKVLELPTDKIWATVYEDDTEAEKIWEKLGMPAERIVRLGKEDNFWEIGLGPCGPCSEIYFDRGEEYGCDREDCKPGCECDRYVEFWNHVFTQFSKEEDGSYSNLEHPNIDTGMGLERIACIMQGVTSIFDIDTIQYILQGVLELSGIKYEEAGTEKTDISVRIITDHLRSMVFMIADGIIPSNEGRGYVLRRIIRRAARHGNLIGINGRFLSDMADRVIAVSGEAYPELVEKQQFIKKIIAVEEEKFASTIQQGIDIIQGYVDEMKQEGKTVLDGEKMFKLYDTYGFPPELTEEILLENDFTADKDGFKANMEKQKEQARAGRKSEDEEGWKEAVTAVDVPETKFVGYHTLTSESKVLAILKSGDMADFADQGETVRIYLDQTPFYAEGGGQIYDTGVIEADGFKASVKSVSKQNGAFCHEVEILNGKISVGDNVSCFVDRVRRNMVARNHTATHLLHKALRMVVGEHIQQAGSFVNENSLRFDFTHFEGLTKEQLKEVEAIVNEEINRFEDVETLETDIETAKSKGAMALFGEKYGDTVRMVSCGNFSVELCGGTHVHNTGEIGCLKLLSESGVASGVRRIEAVSAYAVYDIANKQAEVIEDCSAELKCNKDQLKNKIVSLSEELKNLRHELAEFKKAQLGNAATSLLAEAKDVNGIKVITKKFDSMDAGELRTLADDIKKESNNVAMIFAAVDGEKAALLVSLSDDLVEAGFHAGKIVKEVAAACGGGGGGKANMAQAGAKDISKLDEAFVLAENLFK; encoded by the coding sequence TTGCAGAAAAAAGGACTCAACGAGATAAGAAAATCTTTTAGGGATTTTTATGTTAGTAAGGGACACTATGCAGCAAAGAGCGCTTCATTAGTTCCCCAAAACGATAAATCATTGCTTATTATAAACTCAGGTATGGCACCTCTGAAGAGATACTTTGCAGGACTTGATACACCACCGGCTAAGAGAATGACTACATGTCAGAAGTGTATTAGAACAGGTGATATTGAAAATGTTGGTATCACATCAAGACATGGTACATTTTTTGAGATGCTAGGTAACTTCTCCTTTGGTGACTATTTCAAGGAGCAGTCTCTAACATGGGGATGGGAATTCATAACAAAAGTTCTGGAACTCCCAACTGATAAAATCTGGGCAACTGTATATGAAGATGATACAGAAGCTGAGAAAATCTGGGAAAAGCTTGGAATGCCTGCTGAGAGAATAGTAAGACTAGGCAAGGAAGATAACTTCTGGGAAATCGGTCTTGGTCCATGCGGTCCATGTTCAGAAATCTATTTTGATAGAGGTGAAGAATATGGATGCGATAGAGAAGATTGTAAGCCGGGTTGTGAATGCGATAGATATGTTGAGTTTTGGAACCATGTGTTCACACAGTTCTCTAAGGAAGAGGATGGTAGCTACAGCAATCTTGAGCATCCAAACATCGATACAGGAATGGGTCTTGAGAGAATTGCATGTATTATGCAGGGTGTTACATCCATATTTGATATAGATACTATTCAGTATATCCTTCAGGGAGTTCTTGAGCTTTCAGGAATCAAATACGAGGAAGCTGGTACTGAGAAAACAGACATATCAGTTAGAATTATTACTGATCACCTCCGCTCGATGGTATTTATGATTGCTGATGGTATCATTCCATCCAATGAAGGACGCGGTTACGTTCTAAGAAGAATCATAAGAAGAGCTGCAAGACACGGTAATCTAATCGGTATTAACGGTAGATTCCTTTCGGATATGGCTGACAGAGTTATCGCTGTATCGGGTGAAGCTTATCCTGAACTAGTTGAGAAGCAGCAGTTCATTAAGAAGATTATAGCTGTTGAAGAAGAGAAGTTCGCTTCTACAATTCAGCAGGGTATAGATATTATTCAAGGCTATGTCGATGAGATGAAGCAGGAGGGTAAGACTGTACTTGACGGAGAGAAGATGTTTAAGCTCTATGACACGTACGGATTTCCACCAGAACTTACAGAAGAAATACTCTTAGAGAATGATTTCACAGCTGACAAAGATGGCTTCAAGGCTAATATGGAAAAGCAGAAGGAACAGGCAAGAGCTGGCCGTAAGTCTGAAGATGAAGAAGGCTGGAAGGAAGCTGTTACAGCAGTAGATGTTCCTGAGACAAAGTTTGTTGGATATCATACTTTGACTAGTGAATCTAAGGTTTTAGCTATACTTAAGTCAGGTGATATGGCTGATTTTGCTGATCAGGGTGAAACCGTTAGAATTTACCTCGACCAGACACCATTCTACGCTGAAGGCGGTGGACAGATTTACGATACTGGTGTGATTGAAGCAGATGGTTTTAAGGCTAGTGTTAAATCTGTTAGTAAGCAGAACGGAGCATTTTGCCATGAGGTGGAGATTCTTAATGGTAAGATCTCAGTAGGCGATAACGTATCATGCTTTGTTGATAGAGTGAGAAGGAACATGGTTGCAAGAAACCATACGGCAACTCACTTGCTACATAAGGCACTTCGTATGGTTGTCGGAGAGCACATTCAGCAGGCAGGTTCATTTGTAAATGAGAACAGTCTAAGATTTGACTTCACCCACTTTGAGGGCCTAACAAAGGAACAGCTCAAGGAAGTCGAGGCAATAGTAAACGAAGAAATCAATAGATTTGAAGATGTTGAAACACTAGAGACTGATATAGAGACAGCTAAGAGCAAGGGCGCTATGGCACTCTTTGGTGAAAAGTATGGTGATACAGTTCGCATGGTAAGCTGTGGTAATTTCAGCGTTGAGCTTTGTGGAGGCACACACGTACATAACACTGGAGAAATCGGATGCCTTAAGCTTCTATCTGAGTCAGGTGTTGCATCAGGCGTTAGAAGAATAGAGGCTGTAAGTGCCTATGCAGTGTATGATATTGCAAATAAGCAGGCTGAGGTTATAGAGGACTGCTCGGCTGAACTAAAGTGCAATAAGGATCAGCTAAAGAACAAGATAGTTTCATTATCTGAGGAGCTAAAGAATCTAAGGCATGAGCTTGCCGAGTTTAAAAAGGCACAGCTCGGAAATGCAGCAACATCACTTCTTGCAGAAGCAAAGGATGTAAATGGAATCAAAGTGATCACAAAAAAATTCGATTCTATGGATGCAGGAGAGCTTAGAACTCTAGCAGATGACATAAAGAAGGAATCAAATAATGTGGCTATGATATTTGCTGCAGTAGATGGCGAAAAGGCAGCGCTTTTAGTTTCACTTAGCGATGACCTTGTAGAGGCTGGATTCCATGCTGGTAAGATAGTTAAGGAAGTGGCAGCTGCTTGTGGCGGTGGTGGCGGCGGTAAAGCTAATATGGCTCAGGCTGGAGCAAAGGATATATCAAAGCTTGACGAAGCTTTCGTGCTTGCAGAAAATTTATTCAAGTAG
- a CDS encoding phosphoribosylaminoimidazole synthetase, with translation MSKSFSNSYKEAGVDITAGYRSVEMMKQHIAKTMVFGNTSDVGGFGGLMELDTEGMEKPVLVSGTDGVGTKLKMAFLLDKHDTVGIDCVAMCVNDIICVGAKPLCFLDYIACGKNNPEKIAMIVKGVADGCVQSESALVGGETAEMPGFYPEDEYDLAGFAVGIVDKKNVLDKNNVKEGDVIIALPSSGVHSNGFSLVRKVFDVESADISKPASELGGKSIGEVLLTPTKIYVKPVLALLKEVKVKSIAHITGGGFYENIPRSLPEGLGAVIKREDIKVLPIFDLIAKEGNIPERDMFNTFNMGVGMTIIVSKDDIDKTIKVLKENGEDAYVLGTISKSDEGVEIC, from the coding sequence ATGTCAAAGAGTTTCAGCAATAGCTATAAGGAAGCTGGCGTAGATATAACTGCAGGGTATCGTTCAGTTGAAATGATGAAGCAGCATATAGCTAAAACAATGGTATTCGGTAATACATCTGATGTTGGTGGATTTGGCGGACTTATGGAGCTAGATACAGAAGGAATGGAAAAGCCTGTTTTGGTTAGCGGAACCGATGGAGTTGGAACAAAGCTAAAGATGGCCTTTCTTCTAGATAAGCACGACACAGTTGGAATCGACTGCGTAGCTATGTGTGTAAACGATATTATATGCGTTGGTGCAAAGCCTCTTTGCTTTCTCGATTACATAGCTTGTGGAAAGAACAATCCTGAAAAGATAGCTATGATTGTTAAGGGTGTGGCTGATGGATGTGTTCAATCTGAGTCAGCTCTTGTTGGAGGAGAGACAGCTGAAATGCCAGGTTTTTATCCAGAAGATGAGTATGACCTTGCTGGATTTGCAGTAGGCATTGTAGATAAGAAAAATGTACTAGATAAGAACAATGTTAAAGAAGGGGATGTAATAATTGCACTTCCTTCATCCGGAGTTCATTCAAATGGTTTTTCTCTTGTGAGAAAGGTTTTTGATGTAGAAAGTGCAGATATATCAAAGCCTGCTTCCGAGCTTGGAGGAAAGTCAATAGGCGAGGTACTTTTGACACCAACAAAAATCTATGTTAAGCCAGTTCTCGCACTTCTCAAGGAAGTTAAGGTTAAGTCAATAGCACACATAACAGGTGGTGGGTTTTATGAAAATATTCCAAGAAGCCTTCCAGAGGGACTTGGTGCAGTAATAAAGAGAGAAGACATCAAAGTGCTTCCTATCTTTGATTTAATCGCAAAGGAAGGAAATATTCCTGAGCGCGATATGTTCAATACTTTCAATATGGGTGTTGGCATGACAATCATAGTATCAAAAGACGATATTGATAAAACCATCAAAGTCCTAAAAGAAAACGGTGAAGATGCCTATGTTCTTGGAACTATATCAAAATCGGATGAAGGTGTAGAGATATGCTAG
- a CDS encoding Holliday junction resolvase: protein MRRKIALDVGDKTIGVALSDELGITGQGLMTIERIGIKKDTGKVVELIKEYDCDTVVIGLPLNLNGTDSIQTEKVREFRTKLENKMRSSALADVEIVWQDERFTTKLAENVLIAGNVRREDRKKYVDKQAAVIIMQSYLDSKGSML from the coding sequence ATGAGAAGAAAAATTGCGCTCGATGTAGGTGATAAGACAATTGGAGTAGCTTTAAGCGACGAGCTAGGAATCACAGGCCAGGGACTTATGACAATAGAAAGAATAGGAATAAAGAAAGATACAGGAAAAGTTGTTGAACTAATAAAGGAATATGACTGTGACACTGTAGTAATTGGACTTCCTCTGAATTTAAATGGAACTGATAGCATCCAGACCGAGAAAGTTAGAGAGTTTCGAACAAAGTTAGAGAATAAGATGAGAAGCAGCGCTCTTGCAGATGTTGAAATCGTATGGCAGGATGAGAGATTTACAACAAAACTTGCAGAGAATGTTTTGATAGCAGGAAATGTAAGAAGAGAAGATAGAAAGAAATATGTGGATAAACAAGCTGCCGTTATCATCATGCAGAGCTATCTAGATAGTAAAGGAAGCATGCTCTAG
- a CDS encoding inosine monophosphate cyclohydrolase: MNKIGVKQAISGNSYCGRGIIIGTTGNQKCASAYFIMGRSDNSRNRVFVKDGENLMIKPFDESKVTDPSLIIYYPVRKHGQNLIVTNGDQTDTIYDFLADGKSFEDALRTREYEPDAPNYTPRISGIVEHAKDGFKYKLSILKREDADNETCQRNFFEYSSVPGIGHLIHTYVQDGNPLPSFEGEPTKIEIENDIDTFASSIWESLDSENKISLYVRYSDFDGGNVEERIINKLGR, encoded by the coding sequence ATGAATAAAATCGGAGTAAAGCAAGCTATTAGCGGAAACTCCTACTGTGGAAGAGGCATAATAATCGGCACTACGGGCAATCAAAAATGCGCAAGTGCATACTTTATAATGGGACGTTCTGATAACAGTCGTAACAGAGTATTTGTCAAGGACGGAGAGAATTTAATGATCAAACCTTTTGATGAGAGCAAGGTTACTGATCCATCTTTGATAATATACTATCCTGTAAGAAAGCACGGACAGAATCTCATCGTTACAAATGGTGATCAGACTGATACTATTTATGATTTCCTAGCTGATGGAAAGAGCTTTGAGGATGCACTAAGAACAAGGGAATACGAGCCAGATGCACCAAACTATACTCCTAGAATCAGCGGTATTGTTGAGCATGCAAAGGATGGTTTCAAGTATAAGCTAAGCATTTTGAAGCGAGAAGACGCAGATAATGAAACTTGCCAAAGAAACTTCTTTGAGTATTCATCAGTTCCAGGAATCGGTCACTTGATTCACACATATGTGCAGGATGGTAATCCGCTTCCAAGCTTTGAGGGAGAGCCAACAAAGATAGAAATAGAAAATGATATCGATACTTTTGCTAGTTCAATTTGGGAAAGCCTAGATAGCGAAAATAAGATTTCACTTTATGTAAGGTATTCCGATTTTGATGGTGGAAATGTTGAAGAACGCATAATCAACAAGCTTGGGAGGTAA
- a CDS encoding 5-aminoimidazole-4-carboxamide ribonucleotide transformylase (Catalyzes the formylation of AICAR with 10-formyl-tetrahydrofolate to yield FAICAR and tetrahydrofolate) codes for MKSFQLKYGCNPNQSDASIFMEDGSDLPIEILNGRPGYINFLDAFNSYQLVKELKEAIGLPAATSFKHVSPTSAAVAVKMDDVLKKACFVDDIEGLDDSPIATAYARARGTERMCSFGDFVALSDECDAVTARILKREVSDGIIAPSYSEEALEILKTKKNGNYNIIKIDPNYVPQERETKQVYGISFVQNRNNYKVDDSCFEKIVTENKVLSDEAKRDLTVALICLKYTQSNSVAFAKDGQAIGIGAGQQSRIHCTRLAGEKADFWHLRQSPKVINLPFRDDIGRPERDNSIDIYLGKYPEDVLADGIWEDIFTEKPEVFTFEEQREYLDSIKDVSLASDAFFPFGDNIERAAKSGVKYVAEPGGSVRDDNVIEVCNKYNMVTVFTGMRLFHH; via the coding sequence ATGAAGTCTTTTCAGCTAAAATACGGATGCAATCCAAATCAGTCAGATGCTAGCATCTTCATGGAAGATGGAAGTGATCTTCCTATAGAAATACTAAACGGAAGACCAGGATATATAAACTTTCTAGATGCGTTTAATAGCTATCAGCTTGTAAAAGAGCTAAAGGAAGCGATAGGACTTCCAGCAGCAACTTCATTTAAGCATGTAAGCCCAACCTCTGCAGCTGTTGCAGTAAAGATGGACGATGTGCTAAAGAAAGCCTGTTTTGTTGATGATATAGAGGGACTTGATGATTCTCCTATAGCTACAGCTTATGCACGTGCAAGAGGAACAGAAAGAATGTGTTCTTTCGGAGATTTTGTTGCACTTTCTGATGAATGTGACGCAGTTACTGCACGTATTTTAAAGAGAGAGGTTTCAGATGGAATTATTGCACCTTCATATTCAGAAGAGGCTCTTGAAATACTAAAGACAAAGAAGAATGGTAACTATAACATCATCAAAATAGATCCAAACTACGTACCACAGGAAAGAGAAACTAAGCAGGTTTACGGAATCAGCTTCGTCCAGAATAGAAATAACTATAAGGTTGATGACTCCTGCTTTGAGAAGATTGTTACCGAAAACAAGGTTCTAAGTGATGAAGCAAAGCGCGATCTTACAGTTGCTTTGATTTGTCTAAAATATACTCAGTCAAATTCAGTTGCCTTTGCTAAGGATGGACAGGCAATTGGTATAGGAGCTGGCCAGCAGTCTAGAATTCACTGCACAAGACTGGCTGGAGAAAAGGCTGATTTCTGGCATTTACGCCAGTCACCAAAGGTTATAAACCTTCCTTTCAGAGATGATATAGGAAGACCTGAGCGCGATAACAGTATTGACATTTACCTTGGTAAATATCCAGAAGATGTACTAGCTGATGGCATATGGGAAGACATTTTCACAGAAAAACCAGAGGTATTTACATTTGAAGAGCAGAGAGAGTATCTTGACAGCATCAAAGATGTTTCACTTGCAAGCGATGCCTTCTTCCCATTTGGAGATAATATCGAAAGAGCAGCAAAGAGCGGTGTTAAGTATGTTGCTGAACCAGGTGGATCTGTCAGAGATGATAATGTCATAGAAGTTTGCAATAAATATAATATGGTAACAGTATTTACAGGAATGAGATTGTTCCATCACTAA
- a CDS encoding nitrogen fixation protein NifU: MALYNDTVMNNFMNPQNVGEIENPSGTGIYGSPVCGDMMQMQIKVDENDVITDCKFKTFGCGSAIASSSMATQMIIGKTVEEALKITNKDVVDELGGLPAVKVHCSVLADHAIKSAIYDYAQKNNKTYAGLEGFDPNADEDEHDHEIEEE, from the coding sequence ATGGCACTATATAACGATACAGTTATGAATAACTTTATGAATCCACAGAATGTTGGAGAAATAGAAAATCCATCAGGAACAGGTATTTACGGAAGCCCTGTATGTGGAGATATGATGCAGATGCAGATTAAGGTTGATGAGAACGATGTAATTACAGATTGCAAGTTCAAGACCTTTGGATGCGGAAGCGCTATCGCTTCATCAAGCATGGCTACACAGATGATTATTGGTAAGACAGTAGAAGAAGCTCTTAAGATTACAAACAAGGATGTAGTTGATGAGCTAGGCGGTCTTCCAGCAGTTAAGGTTCACTGTTCTGTTCTTGCTGACCATGCTATTAAGTCAGCTATCTATGATTATGCACAGAAGAATAATAAGACATACGCTGGACTAGAGGGATTTGATCCTAATGCTGATGAAGATGAGCACGATCACGAGATCGAAGAAGAATAA